The segment TTGATGGCGGTTATGACCGGGAGACGCAGAAATCTGGTCTCGGCTGCGCCATTTATTATGAAATGAACGGCAAGTCATATCGGCTGCGCCAAAATGCAGCAGTAGCAGAGCTTTTATCCAATAACGAAGCTGAATACGCAGCGCTTTATATGGGGATTCAAGAACTAGAGCAACTGAATGTCCACCATTTGCCGGTCCGGTTTATTGGGGATTCCAAAGTGGTCATTAACCAAATGAGCGGGGAATGGCCCACACTTGAAAAGGATTTAATGCGCTGGGCTGACCGCATTGACCAGAAGCTGAAAGATCTTGGCATTCAGCCAGAATATGAATTGGTGCCGCGTAAAGCCAATGCAGAAGCAGACCGGCTAGCCACCCAGGCGCTGAATGGGACGGAAATCTCTGGAACAATCGAATTGATTCCGGAAAAGTGAAAGGGTGTTTTCATGCGATTTTCTACATTGAAAAAAACAGATATACAAATTTCAGTTCTTGGCCTTGGAACGAATGCAGTGGGAGGACATAACCTCTTTGAAGGCTTGAGCGAAGAAGATGGAAAAGATTTTGTCCGAGCAGGGTTGGACCACGGCATCACCTTCATTGATACAGCAGATGTCTACGGCAAAGGGCGCTCGGAAGAACTGCTGGGGGAAGTGTTGAAAGAATATGACCGGAATCAGTATGTCATCGCTACAAAAGGTGGAAGCGATTGGCGCACTGGTACACGGAACAATAGCCCAGAATATCTTCGGAGCGCTCTCGAAGACAGCCTGAAACGGCTGCAATTGGATTACGTTGACTTATACTATATTCATTGGCCGGATGAAAAAACACCGATCCGGGAAGCGATTGCGGAACTGTCCCGATTGAAGCAGGAAGGGAAAATCAAAGCGATCGGCGTCTCGAATGTCTCACTGGAACAACTCCGTGAAGCAAATTCAAGCCTGGAGATCTCGGCTGTACAGCTGGAATATCATATGCTCGATCGCCGCATCGAAAAAGACATTCTGCCTTATTGTGTACAAAATAATATTTCTGTTGTGGCCTATGGTCCATTGGCGTTTGGCATTCTTGGCGGCAATTATACAAAAGATCTACAGCTTGAAGAAGGAGACTGGCGCAATCGCGTGCCTTTGTTCCAAAAAGGCATTTTCAAGAAGAATTTGGATATTGTAGAGAAACTGAAAAAAGTGGCCGACAAAAAAGGGACGGATGTTTCCAATTTGGCACTCGCTTGGCTACTTGAACAGCCAGGCGTAGACGCAGTCATTCCAGGAGGCAAAAAGCCGGAGCAGGTGCTTTCAAACGTTGCAGCTGCAGAAATACGCTTGGAAGCAGAGCTGATGGATGAAATCAATGAAATTTTATCAACTGTGTCTTAAAACGGTAACCATTTTAAAACTCCTTCTGGAGGAAAGAGCATAAGAAATCTGAAATTGTTCACTTTTAATGAGGGAAGTATTTTTACTTTGTGACAAAAAAGTGAGCAGTTTCTTTTTTATTTCAAATAAAAAATCTGAATAGTTAGATTTTTAACTTGCTTTTTCGTTTCGGAAGTATTATAAATAAGTTGTACAAAAGTTTTACAAAAACGATACAAAGGAGAAGTGAACATGAAGAAAATTTTCGCTTTAGTTTCTGTCGCTCTAGTCCTTGTCTTTTCACTTGCTATTGGAGTCTCTGCGGATAGCCATATGGCTAAAGTCAGAGTTGTCCACGCGTCACCGGATGCCCCTGCAGTAGATGTCTACGTCAATGGCGATTTAACGCTGGAAAATGTGCCGTTCAAAGCCGATTCAGGATATTTAGAAGTGCCGGCCGGAACCCATAACGTCGAAGTTTTTGCTACTGGGACTGAATACGCAGAAGGGTCAGCGGTATTGCAAGCCGATTTAACTGTTGAAGCTGGGAAAGCGTATACAGTGGCAGCAGCAAATACAGTAGATGCTCTTGAATTTGTGGTTGCTGAGGATTCGATGGAAGTGACAGAAGGAAAAACAAAAGTCCGTGTTGGTCATTTATCTCCGGATGCACCAGCAGTAGACGTTGGATTAATTGGTGGGGACGCATTATTTAGCGGAGCAGAATTCCCTGGAATCACTGATTATGCAGAATTGGATGCAGGGACCTACGATTTAGAAATTCGCTTGCCGGACGGCACTCAAGTGTTGCCTCTGGAAGGAACAGAATTAGCGGCAGGAACAGTTTATAGTGTGTTTGCAGTGAATAATGCGGATGCTTTGGAAGTTATTGCGTTGGTTGACTATGAAGCAGCAGCTTCACCTGATGGAATGCCGACTACTGGTCTTGGTGTACCAGCAGATTCCGAGACTCCTTGGATCTTGATGCTTGGAACATTTGCATTGTTTGCGGCTAGTGGGTTAGTTTGGAAAAAACGATTTCAAGAATAAATTATTGATTGTGATTGCAGCTGCCTTTCTTTGTGGCTGTCACGTACAAACAGATGAAGTCAGTGTACGCAGCGAAAGAATAGGATTTGAGTCTGAACAGCCTGCAGCAATAGAAGCCAGGCAGCCAGTCCAAGCAGCAAATCCCATCAATTCTGTTAAACGATCGGGAATTCTGCCAGCAACCTTGGAAATCCCGGCTATCAAAGCAAAAGCTGCTGTCCAGCACCTTGGCCTTACAAAAACAGGAGAAATGGCTGTGC is part of the Planococcus shenhongbingii genome and harbors:
- a CDS encoding ribonuclease H family protein, which gives rise to MNIRIECTYRTAKGTEAFFRSEEMPAAKGVIIAEDLERTGRSKNLVFIDNYDSSWTMKEMKGYLKGVETEPHNVTVYFDGGYDRETQKSGLGCAIYYEMNGKSYRLRQNAAVAELLSNNEAEYAALYMGIQELEQLNVHHLPVRFIGDSKVVINQMSGEWPTLEKDLMRWADRIDQKLKDLGIQPEYELVPRKANAEADRLATQALNGTEISGTIELIPEK
- a CDS encoding aldo/keto reductase, which codes for MRFSTLKKTDIQISVLGLGTNAVGGHNLFEGLSEEDGKDFVRAGLDHGITFIDTADVYGKGRSEELLGEVLKEYDRNQYVIATKGGSDWRTGTRNNSPEYLRSALEDSLKRLQLDYVDLYYIHWPDEKTPIREAIAELSRLKQEGKIKAIGVSNVSLEQLREANSSLEISAVQLEYHMLDRRIEKDILPYCVQNNISVVAYGPLAFGILGGNYTKDLQLEEGDWRNRVPLFQKGIFKKNLDIVEKLKKVADKKGTDVSNLALAWLLEQPGVDAVIPGGKKPEQVLSNVAAAEIRLEAELMDEINEILSTVS
- a CDS encoding DUF4397 domain-containing protein gives rise to the protein MKKIFALVSVALVLVFSLAIGVSADSHMAKVRVVHASPDAPAVDVYVNGDLTLENVPFKADSGYLEVPAGTHNVEVFATGTEYAEGSAVLQADLTVEAGKAYTVAAANTVDALEFVVAEDSMEVTEGKTKVRVGHLSPDAPAVDVGLIGGDALFSGAEFPGITDYAELDAGTYDLEIRLPDGTQVLPLEGTELAAGTVYSVFAVNNADALEVIALVDYEAAASPDGMPTTGLGVPADSETPWILMLGTFALFAASGLVWKKRFQE